In the genome of bacterium, the window GATCAGTTTGGCCACGCTGCAGGCGCTGCAAACGCTGGCGGCCCTGGGGGCAATCCATTTGGCGGCTTCTCTGGTGGGCAAGGTTTTGATTTTGGCAATGTGCAGTTTGATTTCTCTGGGGCTGGTGGCTTCGGCGATATTTTCTCGGAGATCTTCGGTGGTATGCGCGGCCGACCACGTGATGTACAGGTCGCCGTGGCGATTGATTTTGATGAAGCCGTGAAGGGCACCACGCGTGAGCTGACGTTACGGGTCATGGATCGGGCGAGCGGCGAGCGCAGGAGTGAGACTGTAAAAGTAAAAATTCCGGCTGGCATTGATGATGGTCAGTCAGTGCGATTGAGTGGTAAAGGTGAATACGGTGCGCAAGGCCAGCGAGGTGACTTGTATGTCGAAGTGCATGTCCGTCCGAGCAAAGACTTCGAACGCCAAGGCCATCATCTCATTTCGCGTATCAAAGTCGATATCGCTGACGCCGCTCTCGGAAGTGAGGCAGATATTAAGACGCTTGAAGGAAATGTCACAATCAAGGTC includes:
- a CDS encoding DnaJ domain-containing protein is translated as MADKRDYYEVLGVSKGASQDEIKLAFKKAALKHHPDREGGDEARFKEVSEAYEVLSDEKRRAAYDQFGHAAGAANAGGPGGNPFGGFSGGQGFDFGNVQFDFSGAGGFGDIFSEIFGGMRGRPRDVQVAVAIDFDEAVKGTTRELTLRVMDRASGERRSETVKVKIPAGIDDGQSVRLSGKGEYGAQGQRGDLYVEVHVRPSKDFERQGHHLISRIKVDIADAALGSEADIKTLEGNVTIKVPAGTQSGKVLKLSGKGMPVPGTNRHGDHLVEVTVEVPHKLSAKQRAALEEYRKASKKKGLFH